The Prodigiosinella aquatilis region CAGGATCTGGCGAAAAATCCGGAGTATGCGGGTTATACATGGGCGTTAGTTGATGTTGATGTCTCCCGCCTGATGGGAGGCGCAGAAAAAATCAACGTCACGTTGCCAAAGGTATTGATTGACCGTATTGATCGTGTTGTTGCTTCCCATCCCGAATTTAAAAGCCGATCTGGTTTTCTTGCACAGGCTGCGCTGGAGCGGATCACAGTGATTCGTTAGGTTGTCCACTCACCGTAAAAAACCGCTTCGGCGGTTTTTTTTTTGTTTTTGGTCAGGCCGTTGATAATTAATATTTACACTATTCACAATTTGAAATGTTATGCTTATACTGTATTTATATACAGTATTCATGGAAGGAGACAATGTGGATAAAGAATTAGAAGAACGTGTAATGCTAGAA contains the following coding sequences:
- a CDS encoding type II toxin-antitoxin system HicB family antitoxin; the encoded protein is MLYPIAIEPGDEKHAYGVTVPDLPGCFSAGDALDEAMSNAKEAITGHIELLIETGGDIPAVSTVQDLAKNPEYAGYTWALVDVDVSRLMGGAEKINVTLPKVLIDRIDRVVASHPEFKSRSGFLAQAALERITVIR